A part of Chloroflexota bacterium genomic DNA contains:
- the aroE gene encoding shikimate dehydrogenase, which produces MITSKTKKLGLICWPVGHSLSPIMHNTVFESLGMDWVYLPLGTRPGELEAAVKGLKALSFEGCNVSVPYKTEVIQYLDEVEDTAMKMNAVNTIKNIDGKLIGMNTDAPGFIQHLTSEGLEPDRFNILMIGGGGAARAALFGLSQFDIQHITVMDTVESQAASLIHDLGSVYSPDKVEYLPPSEENFRNLSLNGLDLVVNATPVGMSPKVDTTPWPDGVDLPDGAAFFDIVYNPQMTKFLSRAKTEGHKTISGLGMLVYQGAICFESWTGVKPTVDLMFEVCQNSLK; this is translated from the coding sequence ATGATCACTTCAAAAACAAAGAAATTAGGCCTGATTTGCTGGCCTGTCGGTCACAGCCTTAGTCCCATCATGCACAATACCGTGTTTGAGTCCTTGGGGATGGATTGGGTTTATTTACCCCTGGGGACAAGGCCCGGCGAGCTTGAAGCAGCGGTTAAGGGGTTGAAAGCTTTGTCTTTTGAGGGGTGCAACGTCTCCGTGCCCTACAAAACCGAGGTCATCCAATATCTGGACGAGGTCGAAGACACGGCTATGAAGATGAACGCGGTTAATACGATTAAGAACATCGATGGCAAGTTGATCGGAATGAATACCGATGCCCCTGGGTTCATCCAGCATCTTACCTCAGAAGGCTTGGAACCTGACAGATTTAATATTCTGATGATCGGCGGAGGTGGCGCTGCCAGGGCGGCACTTTTTGGCCTTTCACAGTTTGATATCCAGCACATTACGGTGATGGATACCGTTGAATCACAGGCAGCGTCATTGATTCATGATTTGGGATCAGTATATTCACCTGATAAAGTGGAATATTTACCCCCTAGCGAAGAAAACTTCAGAAATCTTAGTCTGAATGGACTTGACTTAGTGGTCAACGCAACCCCGGTGGGAATGTCACCAAAGGTCGATACTACTCCCTGGCCTGATGGTGTGGATTTACCGGATGGGGCGGCCTTTTTTGATATCGTTTATAACCCCCAAATGACCAAATTCCTCTCTCGCGCAAAAACCGAAGGTCATAAGACAATATCCGGGCTTGGAATGCTGGTTTACCAGGGCGCGATCTGTTTTGAATCATGGACAGGTGTTAAACCCACTGTAGACTTGATGTTTGAAGTCTGCCAGAACTCTTTAAAATAA
- a CDS encoding type I 3-dehydroquinate dehydratase, whose amino-acid sequence MIKPLTIRDIEIGTGIPKIIVPIVGKTQKEILSDAKSIVEIGAELIEWRADFYEDVRDEQKIKETLHVLRLIIGDIPLIYTIRTAAEGGQIQISGPNYADLLNFIASLGDVDIIDVELFKEGLKVDQLVQDLHAHETYVIMSNHDFYATPNKDEIISRLRKMQELGADLPKIAVMPNSSADVLTLLSATEEMATKYADRPLVTMSMGGLGSISRLSGEIFGSSMTFGSAGKSSAPGQISVSELKQSLLAIHSSLDKS is encoded by the coding sequence ATTATCAAGCCATTAACAATTCGCGACATCGAAATCGGAACTGGTATACCAAAGATTATTGTTCCCATCGTCGGTAAAACCCAGAAAGAAATCCTGTCAGATGCGAAATCCATCGTCGAAATCGGCGCAGAACTAATTGAATGGCGCGCTGATTTCTATGAAGATGTTCGCGATGAACAGAAAATCAAAGAAACTCTGCACGTTCTCCGGCTGATCATTGGCGATATTCCTTTAATTTACACCATTCGCACTGCTGCAGAAGGCGGACAAATTCAGATCTCCGGTCCAAATTATGCCGATCTCCTCAATTTTATTGCCAGCCTCGGCGACGTGGATATTATTGATGTTGAATTGTTTAAAGAAGGCCTAAAGGTAGATCAACTCGTTCAGGACCTTCATGCACATGAGACTTATGTCATTATGTCCAACCATGATTTTTATGCGACACCAAATAAAGATGAGATCATCAGCCGTCTTAGGAAAATGCAAGAGCTTGGCGCTGACCTACCAAAGATCGCTGTGATGCCAAATTCATCCGCCGATGTTCTCACCCTATTGTCGGCAACCGAAGAAATGGCAACCAAATATGCCGATCGCCCCCTGGTGACCATGTCCATGGGCGGTCTCGGTTCGATCAGCCGATTGAGTGGAGAAATCTTCGGATCATCTATGACATTTGGCAGCGCAGGCAAGAGCTCTGCGCCGGGACAAATTTCCGTTAGTGAATTGAAACAAAGTTTGCTAGCCATCCATTCCTCACTGGACAAATCGTAA
- a CDS encoding LysR family transcriptional regulator, with the protein MRLHQLKCFTTLYQTLHYTEAANELYVSQPSLSYAIRELEKELGVKLFDKHGKTITATKFATAFLPFAQTAIDSLLAGELKLKDMMNPLNLRLGYIFSLSYDFLPSIFSLLPHLAANEDFTFSFYQGTSEDLVQKIQQDKLDLAFTPYYQGEGISSYQVFSQEIFLVVPKSHPLADEEEVDFSTIASEKFALIKSGTHLRHVIDDIFTGYEVDPNVVFEAEECNSIASYVASDFGVSLIPRIPPLVQYNLSFLRIKNYPINRKIYLIWKTDSAVKPIIIQIQESLKEHFDTNQVRSE; encoded by the coding sequence ATGAGATTACATCAGTTAAAATGTTTTACCACTTTATACCAGACACTTCACTACACTGAAGCGGCTAATGAATTATATGTTTCGCAGCCAAGTTTGAGTTATGCCATACGAGAACTTGAGAAAGAATTAGGCGTGAAGCTGTTTGACAAGCACGGGAAGACTATCACCGCTACAAAATTCGCGACAGCTTTTTTGCCTTTTGCGCAGACAGCCATTGATTCATTGCTTGCCGGTGAATTGAAGCTAAAGGATATGATGAATCCCTTGAATCTGCGATTGGGATACATTTTTAGCCTTAGCTACGATTTCCTGCCCAGCATCTTCAGTCTGCTTCCCCATCTTGCCGCAAATGAGGACTTTACGTTTTCCTTCTACCAGGGCACGTCGGAAGATCTGGTTCAGAAAATTCAGCAGGATAAACTGGACCTTGCTTTCACGCCATATTATCAGGGCGAAGGGATTTCAAGTTACCAAGTATTTTCCCAGGAGATTTTCCTGGTTGTGCCAAAATCACATCCCTTGGCTGATGAAGAGGAAGTGGATTTTTCCACGATTGCGAGTGAGAAATTCGCATTGATTAAATCCGGGACTCATCTCCGCCATGTGATTGATGACATTTTTACCGGATATGAAGTTGATCCAAACGTGGTGTTTGAAGCGGAAGAATGCAATTCGATTGCTTCATATGTCGCTTCTGATTTTGGGGTGTCGCTCATTCCAAGAATTCCTCCTTTGGTTCAATATAACTTATCCTTCCTACGGATTAAAAACTACCCAATCAATCGCAAGATCTATTTGATCTGGAAGACGGATAGTGCCGTAAAGCCGATTATTATACAGATCCAGGAGAGTCTCAAAGAACATTTTGACACGAACCAGGTCAGGTCCGAATAA
- a CDS encoding sugar phosphate isomerase/epimerase, whose product MAQEFSLAQLTVLNASPVELATIASQAGYDYFSMRQIYMGLPEEPDFDLSKNKQLMSETKRVMEETGIRLLDIELARIVDDVDPARYEPAFQTAVELGGKHVLSSIWTDNRDLYMTRFAQLCDLAAQYDLTVELEYVPIAAVKDLSGVVAVLNEVSRENAGILVDIHHFHRAGDKPEILSVLPRNWFHMVHLCDAEVEIPTTTEEMIYILRENRAFLGEGGIDVKSIISALPQVPYSIELPRLSYSSQHGYLEHAKKCLETSKQYLGVE is encoded by the coding sequence ATGGCTCAAGAATTCTCACTAGCTCAATTGACGGTACTAAACGCCTCTCCAGTGGAACTGGCGACTATCGCCTCCCAGGCGGGTTATGACTATTTCAGCATGCGACAAATCTATATGGGGCTGCCCGAAGAACCGGATTTCGACCTCTCAAAGAATAAACAGCTCATGTCGGAAACCAAACGCGTTATGGAAGAGACAGGCATCCGCCTATTAGATATCGAGCTGGCTCGAATTGTCGATGATGTAGACCCAGCCAGATATGAGCCTGCTTTTCAAACCGCAGTAGAATTAGGCGGGAAGCATGTGCTTAGCAGCATCTGGACGGACAACCGAGACCTGTATATGACCCGCTTCGCCCAGCTTTGTGACCTGGCGGCTCAATACGATCTGACCGTAGAGCTGGAATACGTCCCCATCGCAGCCGTCAAGGACCTGTCAGGTGTGGTAGCGGTGCTGAATGAAGTTAGCCGGGAAAACGCCGGGATCCTGGTGGATATTCACCACTTCCACCGGGCTGGTGACAAACCGGAAATCCTCTCAGTTCTGCCCAGGAATTGGTTCCATATGGTCCACCTCTGCGATGCAGAGGTAGAGATTCCAACCACTACCGAGGAAATGATTTATATTCTAAGAGAAAATCGGGCTTTTCTGGGAGAAGGCGGCATTGATGTCAAATCCATCATCTCCGCGCTGCCCCAGGTTCCCTACTCCATTGAACTGCCCAGGTTAAGCTATAGTTCGCAACATGGCTATTTGGAACACGCTAAAAAGTGTCTCGAAACCTCAAAACAATATTTGGGTGTCGAATAA
- the aroC gene encoding chorismate synthase, with amino-acid sequence MMGNTFGRVFRVTTCGESYAGCFRKDRGIPETLYGGLLTIIDGVPAGIKITAEDIQIELDKRKPGQTPLDSPRLEKDKVYIFSGVMEDDLSTGAPIGIVIPNNDIKDVHVGQYRDYRWNIRPGHAKYGFMKKYGEFTDWVGAGRASGRETVSRVAGGAVAKQILDKMGIEVLAYTVASHGIKAKPVTFEEAKKNYRANSINCPDEEAAQKMIEDILAVKETGDTCGGVVEVVVHGVPAGLGEPVFDKLSATIAHGLMSIGAVKGLEFGAGFGVADMLGSECNDETYVNKENGRVNFYSNNSGGILGGISNGDEIRLRVAVKPTPTVSVPQRAVNMDKMADEILEPITRRDASILPRIYPVCEAMVRLALVDAILMVKGSRAMTDMDPKWDLV; translated from the coding sequence ATGATGGGCAACACGTTTGGTCGAGTATTTCGAGTAACAACTTGTGGCGAATCCTATGCAGGTTGCTTCCGCAAAGATAGAGGCATCCCTGAAACGTTGTATGGTGGATTACTCACAATCATTGATGGCGTTCCCGCCGGCATCAAGATCACGGCTGAGGATATTCAGATTGAACTGGATAAACGCAAACCCGGACAAACTCCGCTTGATTCTCCCAGGCTTGAAAAGGATAAGGTATATATTTTTTCCGGTGTGATGGAAGACGATCTTTCCACAGGCGCTCCCATCGGGATTGTGATCCCCAACAATGATATTAAAGATGTCCATGTGGGCCAATATCGTGATTATCGCTGGAATATCCGCCCCGGCCATGCAAAATATGGCTTCATGAAGAAATATGGCGAGTTTACTGATTGGGTAGGCGCTGGACGAGCCTCTGGCCGAGAGACAGTCAGCAGAGTGGCCGGTGGTGCCGTGGCCAAACAGATCCTTGATAAAATGGGGATTGAAGTCCTGGCCTATACAGTGGCTTCCCATGGGATCAAGGCCAAGCCTGTGACCTTTGAAGAGGCCAAGAAGAATTATCGCGCCAACTCAATCAATTGTCCTGATGAAGAAGCAGCCCAGAAGATGATCGAAGATATCCTGGCTGTCAAGGAAACCGGCGATACCTGTGGTGGTGTGGTTGAGGTGGTTGTTCATGGTGTGCCTGCTGGGCTTGGCGAACCGGTCTTCGATAAGCTTTCTGCAACCATTGCTCATGGGCTGATGTCCATCGGCGCTGTTAAAGGTCTGGAATTTGGTGCAGGCTTTGGCGTTGCTGATATGCTGGGTAGCGAATGCAACGACGAAACCTACGTCAACAAAGAAAACGGCCGGGTGAACTTCTACTCCAACAATTCCGGCGGTATCCTGGGCGGCATTTCCAATGGTGATGAGATCCGGCTCCGGGTTGCTGTCAAACCCACCCCCACTGTCTCCGTTCCTCAACGGGCAGTGAACATGGATAAGATGGCCGACGAAATTCTTGAGCCGATCACCCGCCGAGACGCCTCAATTCTCCCCCGGATCTATCCCGTCTGCGAAGCAATGGTCCGGCTGGCTTTGGTTGATGCCATCCTGATGGTCAAGGGTTCTCGGGCAATGACAGACATGGATCCAAAATGGGATTTAGTCTAG
- a CDS encoding aldehyde dehydrogenase family protein, translating to MEKEITAVEHSELDDVFSKAHKALEIAEGFDQKTVDRLCQAVAWSVANKETFLKLVDMGVEESNLGDPVGRQGKRFKIIGCLRDALREKSIGVIEEIPEKGIVKYGKPVGVIASLVPTTNPALTPVGQAIYAIKARDVVIFSPHPRSAKTTNTTIELMREALRQCGAPADILQCLTKPSKAQTAELMKRASLVIATGGKAMVRAAYSSGTPAYGSGAGNATMIFDETTDVKVACHNSMLSKTSDFGSGCSADGNLIVSDQVYDQVLEGLQDEGGYMASDQEREMLRKVMWDEEGHRLPNTIAIRPQKLAEIAGFSIPDDRKFIFVIGDGIGKEYPFCSEKLTTLMAVHKYSGEFENALTMMKAIYEVGGKGHSVGIFSFDDDHIDRLALVAPVSRIMVRQPQSKSNAGSFTNGMPMTSSMGCGTWGGNIVSENISLKHYINTTWVSRPIPEDRPSNEELFGEFYDPSKEL from the coding sequence TTGGAAAAAGAAATCACAGCAGTTGAACATTCTGAACTAGATGATGTTTTTTCAAAAGCTCATAAGGCATTAGAAATTGCTGAAGGGTTTGATCAGAAAACAGTGGACCGCTTGTGTCAGGCCGTAGCCTGGTCGGTGGCTAATAAGGAGACATTCCTCAAGTTGGTGGATATGGGGGTTGAGGAGAGCAATTTGGGTGACCCTGTTGGCCGCCAAGGTAAACGGTTTAAGATTATTGGCTGCTTACGAGATGCTCTTCGAGAGAAATCAATCGGCGTTATTGAAGAGATTCCTGAAAAGGGCATTGTGAAGTACGGCAAGCCTGTGGGTGTCATTGCCTCTCTGGTGCCGACTACAAACCCAGCGCTTACACCTGTTGGTCAGGCGATCTATGCGATTAAAGCCAGGGATGTCGTCATTTTTTCGCCCCATCCACGCTCTGCAAAGACAACAAATACAACAATCGAATTGATGCGTGAAGCATTGAGGCAATGCGGTGCACCTGCAGATATTCTGCAGTGCTTGACCAAGCCCAGTAAGGCGCAAACAGCTGAGTTGATGAAACGTGCTTCATTAGTTATTGCTACGGGCGGTAAGGCTATGGTGCGGGCGGCCTATAGCTCCGGTACACCAGCTTATGGCTCCGGCGCAGGCAATGCGACTATGATTTTTGATGAAACAACGGATGTAAAAGTAGCTTGTCATAACTCCATGCTGAGCAAGACATCCGATTTCGGTTCCGGTTGTTCTGCTGATGGGAATCTGATTGTATCCGACCAGGTTTATGACCAGGTGTTAGAAGGCCTTCAGGACGAGGGTGGCTACATGGCATCCGACCAGGAGCGTGAAATGCTCAGGAAGGTCATGTGGGATGAGGAAGGCCATCGACTTCCGAACACTATCGCCATCCGACCTCAAAAGTTGGCTGAAATCGCCGGTTTTTCCATTCCTGATGATCGGAAATTCATTTTCGTAATTGGCGATGGGATTGGCAAGGAATATCCGTTCTGCAGTGAAAAACTGACTACTTTGATGGCCGTTCATAAATATTCGGGTGAGTTTGAGAACGCTCTCACTATGATGAAGGCTATATATGAAGTGGGTGGCAAGGGACATTCCGTTGGCATCTTCTCATTTGACGATGACCACATCGACAGGCTGGCCCTCGTAGCGCCTGTCAGCCGGATCATGGTTCGTCAGCCACAGTCGAAATCGAATGCCGGTTCATTCACGAATGGCATGCCGATGACTTCATCAATGGGCTGTGGTACATGGGGAGGCAACATTGTCTCCGAGAATATTAGCCTAAAGCATTATATAAATACAACATGGGTCTCAAGGCCTATTCCAGAGGATCGACCATCCAACGAGGAACTGTTTGGTGAGTTTTATGATCCTTCGAAAGAGCTGTAA
- a CDS encoding Coenzyme F420 hydrogenase/dehydrogenase, beta subunit C-terminal domain produces MKNVLEVDQTGLCLECGTCEGMCPHNNIKLVPDDEGRNRIHIQDDSFCEKCSGICLKVCPGAVVDMDQLNRQVFGELPEDYWAGNTIQAFLGYSPDEMVKKTSASGGIVSSLIIHAIESGMIRGAYLLTPQEGLPFELKAVLATDKESVLKSAGSFYWPAPIGQCLREIRHAEGKFAFVGLPCEIQALRKAQAINKSLQEKIAFTIGLYCGGRPTIQGQRFAFERYGIDMADVKDIKYRQPEWPGHLMVTLANGEEVHVYKPEQLQGFSGQIFGHPRCLLCHDATADLADISTGDAIRLEDIRQPDEKSIVVARTKTGFELLESARAANKLVLREVGIDKFLHSQHRPILHKKLALWARIRLAYRVFGKSTPKIKMTAPDGEIKMKPVFYFAGFRILLVSILTAKPIFRKLLKIVPMSLLRKYSNFEIYF; encoded by the coding sequence ATGAAGAATGTTCTTGAAGTTGATCAGACCGGTCTTTGTTTAGAGTGTGGAACTTGTGAGGGCATGTGCCCTCACAATAATATTAAATTGGTTCCTGATGATGAGGGGCGAAATCGGATCCATATCCAGGATGACAGCTTTTGTGAGAAATGTTCTGGGATCTGTTTGAAAGTCTGCCCCGGGGCTGTAGTAGATATGGACCAGCTCAACAGGCAGGTGTTTGGGGAACTACCTGAAGACTATTGGGCCGGAAACACCATCCAGGCATTTTTAGGATATAGCCCGGATGAAATGGTCAAGAAGACCTCCGCTTCAGGAGGGATCGTCAGCTCGCTTATCATTCATGCTATTGAATCCGGGATGATCCGGGGGGCTTACCTCCTGACCCCACAGGAGGGTCTGCCATTCGAATTGAAAGCGGTTTTGGCCACAGATAAGGAATCCGTTCTCAAATCTGCCGGTTCATTCTATTGGCCAGCGCCCATTGGTCAGTGCCTCAGGGAGATACGTCATGCGGAAGGTAAATTTGCCTTTGTAGGGTTGCCTTGTGAAATTCAAGCACTGCGAAAAGCCCAGGCCATTAATAAAAGCCTGCAGGAAAAGATTGCATTTACTATTGGCCTCTATTGTGGGGGACGACCGACGATTCAGGGGCAGCGCTTTGCTTTTGAGCGTTATGGTATTGACATGGCTGATGTCAAGGATATCAAATATCGGCAACCTGAATGGCCCGGTCATCTGATGGTGACATTGGCGAATGGCGAGGAGGTCCATGTGTATAAGCCTGAACAACTTCAGGGTTTTTCTGGTCAGATATTTGGACATCCCCGCTGTCTTTTATGCCACGATGCAACGGCTGACCTGGCTGATATCTCCACAGGTGATGCAATCCGGCTTGAAGATATTCGGCAGCCCGATGAGAAGTCGATTGTAGTTGCCCGCACTAAAACTGGTTTTGAATTATTAGAAAGTGCCCGCGCTGCTAATAAACTCGTCTTACGAGAGGTGGGGATCGATAAATTCCTGCATTCCCAACACAGGCCAATCCTACATAAGAAACTAGCCCTGTGGGCACGGATCAGGCTCGCATATCGCGTGTTTGGCAAATCAACACCTAAGATCAAGATGACTGCACCTGATGGCGAGATTAAGATGAAACCAGTGTTTTATTTTGCTGGTTTTCGTATTCTTCTGGTTAGCATTTTGACGGCGAAACCCATTTTTCGAAAACTTCTTAAAATTGTGCCCATGAGCTTGTTGAGGAAGTATTCGAACTTCGAAATTTATTTCTAA
- the aroA gene encoding 3-phosphoshikimate 1-carboxyvinyltransferase, whose translation MNVLKVSPLEHSLEGTLKASPSKYHTHRALILAALAEGESTITGMSTSLDNMSTVTCLAQMGIKFTAIENGYKVVGGPFQTPANILDCGNSGSTINFLLAVTSTAPGTIVYTGDESLRSRPLGPYIDALNRWGIDTWSTRSNGLLPVVIRSGDITKLSDHVWINGLISPWTSGLLLAAPFTGHDVTVDIEDGKLNEASYTDLMIQMMAQFGVEAEGKEDHSSFFVKGGQKFHPAQVHIPGDIALASFGLVLAAISDSHICYSNMDPNAFHPESKILEALEQMGADVRIDAEAKTIEVYGGKPLKGIEIDCNDAPDMIPVLSILLAHGEGESRIVNAEQVHYKECDRLEAMAQLNKMGVPVEVTRDGLIIQGVKKLKGASVDSFKDHRVMMSFTIAGLVADGPTYITDPQAAGVSYPGFIKDISALGADLEIISDPA comes from the coding sequence ATGAATGTATTGAAAGTCTCACCATTAGAGCATTCACTGGAGGGAACATTAAAGGCTTCTCCTTCGAAATATCACACACATCGAGCGCTGATTCTCGCAGCGTTGGCTGAGGGTGAATCGACCATTACCGGAATGAGCACCTCCTTGGACAATATGTCCACGGTTACTTGTCTGGCTCAAATGGGCATAAAATTTACAGCCATCGAGAACGGGTATAAGGTAGTTGGCGGCCCATTCCAGACTCCGGCGAATATCCTGGATTGTGGTAACTCGGGTTCGACCATCAACTTCCTGCTGGCGGTCACCTCAACTGCCCCGGGCACGATTGTCTACACCGGAGATGAGTCCTTGCGCTCCAGGCCTTTGGGACCCTATATTGATGCTTTGAACCGCTGGGGCATTGATACCTGGTCAACTCGCTCGAATGGTTTGCTGCCGGTTGTCATCCGTTCGGGAGATATCACAAAACTATCGGATCATGTGTGGATCAATGGATTGATCTCGCCTTGGACCAGCGGATTACTCTTAGCGGCTCCGTTTACCGGTCATGACGTGACGGTTGATATTGAAGATGGAAAACTGAACGAAGCAAGCTACACGGATTTGATGATCCAGATGATGGCTCAATTTGGCGTTGAAGCTGAGGGAAAAGAAGACCACTCCAGTTTCTTCGTAAAAGGTGGCCAAAAATTCCATCCAGCCCAGGTCCATATTCCGGGTGATATTGCCTTGGCTTCATTTGGTCTGGTTTTGGCTGCCATCAGCGATTCACATATTTGTTATTCCAATATGGACCCCAATGCTTTCCATCCGGAATCGAAGATACTGGAAGCGCTTGAGCAGATGGGCGCGGATGTCCGAATTGACGCTGAGGCGAAGACCATTGAGGTCTATGGCGGCAAGCCGCTGAAGGGCATTGAGATCGATTGTAATGATGCTCCTGATATGATCCCGGTTTTGAGCATTTTATTGGCTCATGGCGAGGGTGAGAGCCGGATTGTGAATGCTGAACAGGTCCATTATAAAGAATGTGACCGGTTAGAAGCGATGGCTCAATTAAACAAGATGGGTGTCCCGGTGGAGGTTACGCGGGATGGGTTGATCATCCAGGGCGTCAAGAAGCTCAAAGGAGCAAGTGTCGATTCATTCAAGGACCATCGCGTCATGATGAGTTTTACGATTGCCGGTTTGGTTGCTGATGGGCCGACTTATATCACTGATCCTCAGGCGGCCGGCGTTTCATATCCCGGTTTTATAAAGGATATTTCAGCCTTAGGTGCGGACCTTGAGATAATCTCTGATCCGGCGTGA
- a CDS encoding thiamine pyrophosphate-binding protein, with amino-acid sequence MEKLVADQIVDYLERRGVTHIFGLCGHTVIAMLDALSRSENITYVSNRHEQIAATAADGYARVTHRASVVLCHLGPGLTNATTGVANASLDGIPMVVIAGDVPSYYFGKHPHQEVNMHADGDQFEIYRPFVKRAWRIDDPESLPRILDRAFQLAESGKPGPVLISVPMDMFSRKIPTKLFERTFSNSHEIAKPALDRTIAKKIAERLLSAKSPVIHVGGGVRASQAEKALQQLVEYLEVPVSRTLMAQSVLPDTHPLMLGQTGFWGSELTHSYTSQADLILAIGTRFAEADSSSWYDGITFDTNKTSFIQIDIEPQEIGRNYPVEIGAVADPRLALEQILEEVKQCQPEPIQHPETIEKISKAREAFAKENHSLKTDDRFPMTPQRILWEVKQVLPDDALIFTDVGWNKNGVAQQYAVTQCDTIHHPSGLATMGFGPAAVLGAKLAAPKKVVVTLVGDGGFGTNPSVLATAREMALPIIWIVMNNSAFGTIAGLEKAHYHTEFGTVFKADEQPYSPDWAQVAKGYGIQAATINSAEELGPQLKVALEANAPFLIDCPMENIPVPTPGIWNINDIYTEKPEITNGRKKFADEE; translated from the coding sequence GTGGAAAAACTTGTCGCTGATCAAATTGTTGACTATCTTGAGCGCAGGGGCGTGACGCATATCTTTGGCCTGTGCGGCCATACAGTCATCGCCATGCTGGATGCGCTTAGCCGGAGTGAAAATATCACCTATGTAAGCAATCGCCATGAGCAGATTGCCGCAACAGCCGCGGATGGCTACGCACGAGTGACCCATAGGGCCAGCGTAGTCCTTTGCCACCTGGGGCCTGGGCTGACAAATGCCACCACCGGCGTTGCCAATGCCAGCCTGGATGGGATCCCGATGGTTGTCATCGCCGGGGATGTCCCAAGTTACTATTTTGGCAAGCACCCCCATCAGGAAGTCAACATGCACGCTGATGGGGATCAATTTGAGATCTATCGCCCATTTGTGAAGCGAGCCTGGCGAATTGACGATCCGGAATCACTGCCAAGGATCCTGGACAGAGCGTTCCAGCTTGCTGAGAGCGGCAAACCGGGTCCCGTGCTCATCTCCGTACCCATGGATATGTTCTCCAGGAAAATCCCCACCAAATTGTTTGAACGAACCTTCAGCAATTCCCATGAGATCGCCAAACCAGCCCTGGATAGAACAATTGCTAAAAAGATCGCTGAACGTCTGCTCTCCGCCAAATCTCCGGTGATCCATGTTGGGGGCGGCGTCAGGGCCTCACAAGCCGAGAAAGCCTTACAGCAGCTCGTGGAATACCTTGAGGTTCCCGTCTCCAGAACATTGATGGCGCAAAGCGTGCTGCCGGATACCCACCCGCTCATGCTGGGACAAACCGGCTTCTGGGGGTCGGAATTGACCCATAGCTATACGTCACAGGCTGACCTGATCCTGGCGATAGGCACCCGTTTTGCCGAAGCCGATTCGTCCTCCTGGTATGATGGAATCACCTTTGACACCAACAAGACAAGCTTCATCCAAATCGATATTGAGCCACAGGAGATCGGCCGGAACTACCCCGTGGAAATTGGCGCGGTGGCTGACCCTCGGCTCGCCCTTGAACAGATCCTTGAAGAAGTGAAGCAATGCCAGCCTGAACCCATCCAACATCCGGAAACCATCGAAAAGATCTCAAAGGCCCGCGAAGCGTTTGCTAAAGAGAATCATTCACTCAAGACGGATGACCGTTTCCCCATGACGCCGCAGAGGATCCTATGGGAGGTCAAACAGGTGCTCCCCGACGATGCCTTGATTTTCACCGATGTCGGATGGAACAAGAATGGCGTCGCCCAACAATATGCCGTGACTCAGTGCGACACGATCCATCATCCCTCCGGATTAGCTACCATGGGCTTCGGGCCCGCCGCTGTGCTTGGCGCAAAACTCGCCGCACCGAAAAAGGTCGTTGTCACTTTGGTGGGCGATGGCGGCTTTGGAACTAATCCATCCGTGCTGGCCACAGCTAGGGAAATGGCCCTCCCGATCATCTGGATCGTGATGAACAATTCAGCCTTTGGGACCATCGCCGGGCTTGAGAAGGCCCACTACCATACCGAATTTGGTACCGTTTTCAAAGCAGATGAACAGCCTTATTCACCGGATTGGGCGCAGGTAGCCAAAGGATATGGAATTCAAGCTGCAACAATCAATTCCGCTGAGGAACTTGGCCCACAGTTAAAGGTTGCCCTGGAAGCCAATGCACCATTCCTAATCGATTGCCCAATGGAAAATATCCCCGTGCCTACCCCAGGGATCTGGAACATCAATGATATTTATACTGAAAAGCCAGAAATAACCAATGGACGCAAAAAATTTGCTGATGAAGAGTAG